A single region of the Xiphophorus maculatus strain JP 163 A chromosome 3, X_maculatus-5.0-male, whole genome shotgun sequence genome encodes:
- the hacl1 gene encoding 2-hydroxyacyl-CoA lyase 1 isoform X1, translated as MDEVTGAQLIAESLKTQKVEYMFGIVGVPIIEVAMAAQAAGIKYVGMRNEQAACYAASAVGYITGRPGACLVVSGPGLIHALGGMANANMNCWPVLVIGGSSDRNQETAGAFQEFPQVEACRLYSKFTARPSSLETIPSVIEKAVRTSIYGRPGAVYVDIAGDMVNAKVERDKVREVSCCPPPPVSLASSVAVEEALSVLKAAKTPLVIIGKGAAYSRAEAVLREFVEESGLPFLPTPMGKGVLPDDHPSCVAAARSRALLQADVVLLLGARLNWMLHFGLPPRFNPHVKIIQVDLCAEEMGNNVKAHVALLGDVGAVVCQLLTCVRKDGWKYPSKTEWWSALSQKVSANAKISKALALKETLPMNYYTVFHHISQLLPRDCIIVSEGANTMDIGRTMLNNYLPRHRLDAGTFGTMGVGLGFAIAAAAVETTRIKPQRVVCVEGDSAFGFSGMEVETMCRYNLPVIIIVVNNNGIYSGVDADTWKEMAKMGDLTSVAPPVSLLPDARYDEVMTAFGGRGFLVRTAEELRDALQLCLTDWERPSLLNVLIDPSSDRKQQEFPWLTRANL; from the exons ATGGACGAAGTGACAGGCGCTCAACTCATTGCCGAGTCTCTGAAAACTCAG AAAGTGGAGTACATGTTTGGGATAGTCGGTGTCCCTATCATTGAAGTGGCCATGGCTGCACAGGCTGCTGGGATCAAATATGTGGGAATGCGTAACGAGCAGGCG GCGTGCTATGCTGCATCTGCGGTTGGATACATAACAGGCAG ACCAGGAGCCTGCCTGGTGGTGTCTGGACCTGGACTCATTCATGCTCTGGGTGGGATGGCTAACGCTAACATGAATTGCTG GCCAGTGCTCGTGATCGGCGGCTCCTCGGATCGAAACCAGGAAACAGCAGGGGCCTTTCAGGAGTTTCCCCAG GTGGAGGCGTGCCGCCTCTACAGCAAGTTTACCGCCAGGCCCAGCAGTCTGGAAACTATCCCATCAGTCATAGAGAAG GCAGTCCGCACCAGCATATACGGACGCCCGGGTGCTGTTTACGTTGACATCGCAGGGGACATGGTCAATGCTAAAGTAGAGCGGGACAAAGTCag GGAAGTGTCCTGCTGTCCACCTCCACCTGTGAGTTTGGCCTCCAGCGTTGCAGTTGAAGAGGCCCTCTCTGTCCTAAAAGCAGCAAAGACACCTTTGGTCATCATTGGAAAGG GAGCAGCTTACAGCAGGGCGGAGGCTGTGCTGAGGGAGTTTGTGGAGGAGAGTGGGCTCCCGTTCCTGCCCACACCTATGGGCAAAGGAGTCCTGCCCGACGATCACCCCAGCTGTGTGGCCGCTGCCCGCTCCAG AGCTCTTCTTCAAGCCGACGTCGTTCTTCTGCTCGGAGCGAGGCTAAACTGGATGCTGCATTTTGGTCTGCCACCCAGATTTAATCCTCATGTTAAAATCATTCAG GTTGACCTCTGTGCCGAGGAGATGGGAAACAACGTGAAGGCACATGTTGCTCTCCTGGGGGACGTTGGTGCTGTTGTATGTCAG ctcCTGACGTGTGTCCGCAAAGATGGCTGGAAATATCCATCTAAGACTGAGTGGTGGAGCGCGCTCAGCCAGAAGGTTTCTGCTAATGCAAAAATATCAAAG GCTCTGGCTCTTAAGGAAACATTGCCCATGAACTACTACACTGTGTTTCATCACATTTCTCAGCTGCTTCCACGCGATTGCATCATTGTTAGCGAGGGTGCTAACACTATGGACATCGGACGCACCATGCTGAATAACTACCTACCCCGACACAG GTTGGATGCGGGCACTTTTGGAACGATGGGAGTCGGCCTCGGCTTCGCCATAGCAGCAGCTGCCGTGGAGACGACCAGGATCAAACCCCAAAGAGTCGTCTGTGTGGAGGGAGACAGTGCCTTCGGCTTCTCCGGCATGGAGGTTGAAACCATGTGCAG GTATAATCTGCCTGTGATCATAATTGTGGTCAATAATAATGGCATTTACAGTGGAGTAGACGCCGACACGTggaaagaaatggcaaaaatggGTGACCTTACCTCTGT AGCGCCTCCTGTCTCCCTTCTGCCCGATGCCCGCTACGATGAGGTAATGACAGCGTTTGGAGGTCGAGGGTTTCTGGTGAGGACTGCAGAGGAGCTGCGCGACGCTTTGCAGCTCTGCCTGACTGACTGGGAGAGACCGAGTCTGCTCAATGTGCTCATTGACCCTTCATCTGACAGAAAGCAGCAG GAGTTTCCTTGGCTCACACGCGCCAACCTTTAA
- the ankrd28 gene encoding serine/threonine-protein phosphatase 6 regulatory ankyrin repeat subunit A, with protein sequence MVVLKIRDQPPLLKAIFNVDPDDVRSLIFKKEDVNVQDNEKRTPLHAAAYLGDAEIIELLILSGARVNAKDNKWLTPLHRAVASCCEEAVQILLKHSADVNARDKNWQTPLHIAAANKAVRCAEALVPLLSNVNVSDRAGRTALHHAAFSGHLEMVRLLLSRGANINAFDKKDRRAIHWAAYMGHIEVVKLLACHGAEVACKDKKSYTPLHAAASSGMISVVKYLLDLGVDINEPNAYGNTPLHVACYNGQDVVVNELIDCGANVNQLNEKGFAPLHFTAASRHGALCLELLVCNGADVNIKSKDGKTPLHMTAIHGRFSRSQAIIENGAEIDCEDKNGNTPLHIAARYGHELLINTLITNKADTAKRGIHGMFPLHLAALSGFSDCCRKLLSSGFDIDTPDDFGRTCLHAAAAGGNLECLNLLLNTGADFNRKDNFGRTPLHYAAANCNYQCLFALVGSGAGVNDLDERGCTPLHYAAASDTDGKCLEYLLRNDANPGIRDSQGFNAVHYASAYGHRLCLELIASETPLDVLMETSGTDILNDSDVRAPISPLHLAAYHGHHQAMEVLVQSLLDLDVRNSQGRTPLDLAAFKGHVECVDVLINQGASILVKDFVLKRTPIHAAATNGHSECLRLLIGNADLQSAVDIQDGNGQTPLMLSVLSGHTDCVYSLLNKGASVEAKDKWSRTALHRGSVTGHEECVEALLQHSANVLVRDCKGRTPIHLAAACGHIGVLGGLLHAAQSVETLPALTDSQGYTPLHWACYNGHDTCVEVLLELEIFHKAEGNTFSPLHCAVIRDNEAAAEMLIDTLGPAIVSAKDGKNRTPLHAAAFTDHVECLQLLLSHNAQVNCIDAAGKTPLMMAAENGQTNAVELLVSSAKADLALQDAVKNTALHLACSKGHETSALLILEKITDRNLINATNAALQTPLHVAARNGLIVVVQELLAKGASVLAVDENGYTPALACAPNKDVADCLALILATMMPVSPCTMAPTLPFSAVNHYTTSPSKSVTFDSLPALRAEHSSYCSFNNIGHHDGFYKDEELNDSDSETY encoded by the exons GTGCAAGAGTAAATGCCAAAGATAACAAGTGGCTGACTCCTCTGCACAGGGCTGTGGCCTCCTGCTGTGAG GAGGCGGTCCAGATTTTGCTGAAACACTCTGCAGACGTGAACGCCAGAGACAAGAACTGGCAGACGCCGCTTCACATTGCCGCAGCCAACAAGGCAGTTCGTTGTGCCGAAGCCCTCGTCCCCCTCCTCAGTAATGTGAATGTATCTGACCGAGCAGGCCGAACTGCTCTGCACCATGCGGCCTTCAGCGGTCACTTGGAG atgGTGAGGCTCCTACTCTCCAGAGGCGCAAACATTAATGCTTTTGACAAGAAGGATCGTCGTGCAATCCACTGGGCAGCCTATATGG gGCACATAGAGGTGGTGAAGTTACTAGCTTGTCACGGAGCTGAGGTTGCTTGCAAAGATAAGAAATCCTACACCCCCTTACATGCTGCAGCCTCTAGTGGAATGATTAGTGTTGTGAAATACCTTCTGGATTTAGGGGTGGAT ATCAATGAACCTAATGCATATGGAAACACACCCTTGCACGTGGCCTGCTACAATGGCCAAGATGTGGTTGTGAACGAGCTTATCGACTGTGGAGCTAATGTCAACCAGTTGAATGAGAAGGGTTTCGCACCTCTTCATTTTACCGCCGCCTCTCGCCACGGGGCACTCTGCCTGGAGCTGCTGGTCTGCAACGGTGCCGACGTCAATATAAAG AGTAAAGATGGGAAGACTCCGCTCCACATGACAGCGATCCATGGGAGGTTTTCTAGATCTCAAGCAATCATTGAAAACG GTGCTGAGATTGACTGTGAAGATAAAAACGGAAATACGCCACTACACATCGCAGCTCGATACGGACATGAGCTCCTCATTAACACACTCATCACTAACAAAGCCGACACAGCAAA acgaGGAATTCACGGCATGTTTCCACTGCATTTGGCTGCTCTCAGTGGCTTCTCAGACTGCTGCCGAAAGCTCCTGTCTTCag GCTTTGATATTGATACTCCGGACGACTTTGGAAGGACATgtttacatgctgcagctgctggagg AAACCTGGAATGTCTCAATCTTCTTCTTAACACTGGGGCAGACTTTAACAGAAAAGATAATTTTGGGAG gaCTCCTCTCCATTACGCTGCTGCCAATTGTAACTACCAGTGTTTGTTTGCTCTGGTGGGCTCTGGAGCCGGCGTCAATGATCTGGACGAGCGGGGCTGCACTCCTCTCCACTACGCCGCTGCGTCCGACACAGACGGAAA GTGCCTGGAATATTTACTAAGAAATGATGCAAATCCAGGGATCCGGGATAGTCAGGGCTTCAACGCTGTGCACTACGCCTCTGCGTACGGACACCGACTTTGTCTGGAGCTG ATTGCGAGTGAAACACCCTTAGATGTG CTAATGGAAACCTCAGGGACAGACATCCTGAATGATTCTGATGTCAGAGCTCCCATCAGCCCCCTGCACCTTGCT gcatACCATGGTCACCATCAAGCTATGGAGGTTCTGGTGCAGTCTCTGTTGGATTTGGATGTTAGAAACAGCCAGGGACGCACACCCTTAGACCTAGCTGCCTTCAAGGGCCACGTGGAATGTGTGGATGTTCTAATCAACCAGGGAGCCTCCATTTTGGTCAAAGATTTTGTCTTGAAGCGGACCCCCATACATGCTGCAG CTACTAATGGTCATTCAGAATGTTTGCGCTTGCTGATTGGAAATGCTGATCTTCAAAGTGCTGTAGACATTCAAGATGGAAATGGACA GACCCCACTGATGCTGTCAGTCCTCAGTGGACACACCGACTGTGTGTATTCCCTTCTTAACAAGGGGGCCAGCGTAGAAGCCAAAGACAAGTGGAGCAGGACGGCCTTGCATAGAGGA TCTGTGACCGGTCACGAAGAATGCGTGGAGGCTCTGCTTCAGCACAGCGCCAACGTCCTGGTGCGAGATTGTAAAGGGCGCACGCCGATCCACCTGGCAGCAGCTTGCGGACACATTGGGGTACTCGGAGGCCTTTTGCATGCTGCCCAATCAGTGGAAACACTGCCTGCCTTAACAGACAGCCAAGGCTACACCCCACTGCACTGGGCCTGCTACAATG GTCACGATACGTGTGTGGAGGTTTTGCTTGAACTAGAGATTTTCCACAAGGCTGAAGGCAATACTTTCAGTCCCCTCCACTGTGCTGT AATCCGTGACAACGAAGCTGCTGCTGAGATGTTGATAGACACCTTGGGCCCCGCCATTGTCAGCGCCAAAGATGGCAAAAACAG GACCCCCCTGCATGCTGCTGCCTTCACCGATCATGTGGAGTGTCTACAGCTGCTGCTGAGCCACAACGCTCAGGTCAACTGCATCGATGCTGCAGGAAAGACCCCGCTCATGATGGCCGCTGAGAACGGCCAGACCAACGCTGTCG AGCTGCTGGTAAGCAGTGCGAAAGCAGACCTCGCGCTACAGGATGCTGTAAAGAACACAGCTCTTCATTTGGCCTGCAGTAAG GGACATGAAACTAGTGCCTTGTTGATATTGGAGAAGATTACAGACAGAAACCTCATAAATGCTACAAACGCCGCCTTACAGAC ACCTCTGCATGTGGCTGCAAGAAATGGGCTGATTGTGGTGGTGCAGGAGCTGCTTGCAAAGGGAGCCAGCGTCCTAGCAGTCGACGAAAATG gTTACACGCCTGCGTTGGCTTGTGCCCCCAACAAAGACGTTGCAGACTGCCTGGCACTCATCCTGGCCACCATGATGCCTGTGTCCCCCTGCACCATGGCACCCACCCTCCCCTTCAGTGCCGTTAACCACTACACCACCAGCCCCTCCAAGAGCGTCACCTTTGACAGCCTGCCTGCGCTGCGCGCCGAGCACAGCTCTTACTGCAGCTTCAACAACATCGGCCATCACGACGGCTTCTACAAGGACGAGGAGCTCAATGACTCCGATTCAGAGACGTACTGA
- the hacl1 gene encoding 2-hydroxyacyl-CoA lyase 1 isoform X2 has translation MDEVTGAQLIAESLKTQKVEYMFGIVGVPIIEVAMAAQAAGIKYVGMRNEQAACYAASAVGYITGRPGACLVVSGPGLIHALGGMANANMNCWPVLVIGGSSDRNQETAGAFQEFPQVEACRLYSKFTARPSSLETIPSVIEKAVRTSIYGRPGAVYVDIAGDMVNAKVERDKVREVSCCPPPPVSLASSVAVEEALSVLKAAKTPLVIIGKGAAYSRAEAVLREFVEESGLPFLPTPMGKGVLPDDHPSCVAAARSRALLQADVVLLLGARLNWMLHFGLPPRFNPHVKIIQVDLCAEEMGNNVKAHVALLGDVGAVVCQLLTCVRKDGWKYPSKTEWWSALSQKVSANAKISKALALKETLPMNYYTVFHHISQLLPRDCIIVSEGANTMDIGRTMLNNYLPRHRLDAGTFGTMGVGLGFAIAAAAVETTRIKPQRVVCVEGDSAFGFSGMEVETMCRAPPVSLLPDARYDEVMTAFGGRGFLVRTAEELRDALQLCLTDWERPSLLNVLIDPSSDRKQQEFPWLTRANL, from the exons ATGGACGAAGTGACAGGCGCTCAACTCATTGCCGAGTCTCTGAAAACTCAG AAAGTGGAGTACATGTTTGGGATAGTCGGTGTCCCTATCATTGAAGTGGCCATGGCTGCACAGGCTGCTGGGATCAAATATGTGGGAATGCGTAACGAGCAGGCG GCGTGCTATGCTGCATCTGCGGTTGGATACATAACAGGCAG ACCAGGAGCCTGCCTGGTGGTGTCTGGACCTGGACTCATTCATGCTCTGGGTGGGATGGCTAACGCTAACATGAATTGCTG GCCAGTGCTCGTGATCGGCGGCTCCTCGGATCGAAACCAGGAAACAGCAGGGGCCTTTCAGGAGTTTCCCCAG GTGGAGGCGTGCCGCCTCTACAGCAAGTTTACCGCCAGGCCCAGCAGTCTGGAAACTATCCCATCAGTCATAGAGAAG GCAGTCCGCACCAGCATATACGGACGCCCGGGTGCTGTTTACGTTGACATCGCAGGGGACATGGTCAATGCTAAAGTAGAGCGGGACAAAGTCag GGAAGTGTCCTGCTGTCCACCTCCACCTGTGAGTTTGGCCTCCAGCGTTGCAGTTGAAGAGGCCCTCTCTGTCCTAAAAGCAGCAAAGACACCTTTGGTCATCATTGGAAAGG GAGCAGCTTACAGCAGGGCGGAGGCTGTGCTGAGGGAGTTTGTGGAGGAGAGTGGGCTCCCGTTCCTGCCCACACCTATGGGCAAAGGAGTCCTGCCCGACGATCACCCCAGCTGTGTGGCCGCTGCCCGCTCCAG AGCTCTTCTTCAAGCCGACGTCGTTCTTCTGCTCGGAGCGAGGCTAAACTGGATGCTGCATTTTGGTCTGCCACCCAGATTTAATCCTCATGTTAAAATCATTCAG GTTGACCTCTGTGCCGAGGAGATGGGAAACAACGTGAAGGCACATGTTGCTCTCCTGGGGGACGTTGGTGCTGTTGTATGTCAG ctcCTGACGTGTGTCCGCAAAGATGGCTGGAAATATCCATCTAAGACTGAGTGGTGGAGCGCGCTCAGCCAGAAGGTTTCTGCTAATGCAAAAATATCAAAG GCTCTGGCTCTTAAGGAAACATTGCCCATGAACTACTACACTGTGTTTCATCACATTTCTCAGCTGCTTCCACGCGATTGCATCATTGTTAGCGAGGGTGCTAACACTATGGACATCGGACGCACCATGCTGAATAACTACCTACCCCGACACAG GTTGGATGCGGGCACTTTTGGAACGATGGGAGTCGGCCTCGGCTTCGCCATAGCAGCAGCTGCCGTGGAGACGACCAGGATCAAACCCCAAAGAGTCGTCTGTGTGGAGGGAGACAGTGCCTTCGGCTTCTCCGGCATGGAGGTTGAAACCATGTGCAG AGCGCCTCCTGTCTCCCTTCTGCCCGATGCCCGCTACGATGAGGTAATGACAGCGTTTGGAGGTCGAGGGTTTCTGGTGAGGACTGCAGAGGAGCTGCGCGACGCTTTGCAGCTCTGCCTGACTGACTGGGAGAGACCGAGTCTGCTCAATGTGCTCATTGACCCTTCATCTGACAGAAAGCAGCAG GAGTTTCCTTGGCTCACACGCGCCAACCTTTAA